The Alnus glutinosa chromosome 3, dhAlnGlut1.1, whole genome shotgun sequence nucleotide sequence ggttgaaagaaaaaccataaatcaactttttttaaaaaaaaaaaaaaaaaaaaaaaccaatttttcgaaaaaaaaaatgaagattttttatttttaaaaaaactaaaaactaaaaattttgaaaacataaaaaaaaaataaataaataaataaacgaaaaaagtaaaaatattattagcggccataacaaaagtggccgctaataatcaactatttGCGGCCATAAAAAAAGTGGCctctaataatcaattattagcggtcactaatagttttattattagctAATTGCTTCCCGGAATTTCCCGCAGCtcccgctaataatcaattattagcaacCATAacaaaagtggccgctaataatcaactattaacGGCCAtaaaaaaagtggccgctaatagttttattattagctAATTGCTTCCCGGAATTTCTCACAGCTCCggccaagttattagcggccacattagtggccgctaataatcaactattagcggccataacaaaagtggccgctaatagttttattattagctAATTGCTTCCCGGAATTTCCCGCAACTCCCCCGCCAAGTTATTAGAGGGGACCCGAATTTCGacgctaatattaatattttgtgtATTAGCGTCCATTTTTAGCGGCCACAAttaggtggccgctaatagtttataaaatagcggcaactattagcggccacttgtatttggccgctaataatatgatCATTAGCGGCTACTATgtgttggccgctaataatgtggccACTAATGAtgaaatttcttgtagtgaaagataatatattttcaagTTAGGAGAGCCATAAATAACATTCAACAATACATTTAAACTCTCGAGAAAAATTCAATCGTAAATATTACCATTCAAGTTCAACCACAAATATAGCTATCAAGTTTTGCACAAAGTACTTCCATTCAAGTTCAATCATGTATATTATTACAATTAAGTTAGTATTCTATTACATATCATTAATACATAAATTCTGATCTCTATGgtttttgaagaattttttctacCAAATCTTTCTAAGTCTAGTATTGGTTGCCAAAAATGCTCTTGTGGCCTTCTCATCGTACATCAAGGGGTCAAATGAAAATGCAATTAACCATAACTTCGTCATATCCTTCCATCTTCATTATGAAGAAGGGTTGGGGAGAAAAAGAGTATGTGAGAATAGAAGGCATTTGGAGGTAGGATTAAGATGATCTAGTTCAATTGCTTGACCATTTTCCTGCCAGGCAGGTGTTTGGGAAGCTCGAGTATGTTATTAGTGGCAACTTTTAGAGGTCCCCGCTAATGagatattattagcggcgacctttagctgtcgccgctaatgagacATTATTAGCGACCAATGTTGCCGCTAATATTTTCCCACAATAGCCCATGCAAGGTAAAAAATTTCCGCCAAATTTTTAGCGACGACATATTAGCGTCGACccaaaagtcgacgctaatattaatgtctttttttttttttattactgtcCACTATTAGCGGCGATACAAATGTCACCGCTAATGGTCGATTATTAGCAGTGACATTtaaaagtcgccgctaataatcaactattagcggccactttggTATCGCCGCTAAAATGTTGAACGCTAATGAAGCAGATTCTTGTAGTACCTACTCAGGCAAGTAGGCCCCATATCGAGCCCTCTCACAATTGGTTGCCTAGGTGTGTGAGAGTGTGACGGAAAATGGTTTACACAAATGAGaagcgtaaattattttacgcctcgtgaattttattttttttagttaactGAAAACATTTTGAGGTTGACCAATATTTTATGCGGCGCCAAATActcaaaaataagaattttttttttctttcaaaataataGTAACAAACAGATCGAGCTTTAATATAAGCACAAAAACTAATTCAATTAATGACCGAATTTCAACTTATTAAAGATATTATTGAAAATACAATTGGAGGGTACAGGTTGTAGTGATATTGTTTTCACTTCTCGATCAAGACATTTTGATTTCTCCAACATGTATGTGATTTATTATTCTCAatactatcattttttttttttttgctttcctttCTAAGACGGACATATTGCCGAATACCCAGGACCTCCAAAAAAGAAATGGGTTCCATAGCCTCTATTGTTATTGTTGGCAACACTTATACTATAGCACGAAGGCTTCGTTGCATATGCTACCAATCCGTGATCAGGGTCATTGAATCTGCCTGTATAATCTATATATTGAATATTGCGAAAATAACTTGCTTTTTCCATATCCTTCACTCGGAAAATGTCCACTCCCCATTTGAGTTGATGTGTGATGACCCCCTTGGCCTTTGTTGTAAATCTCTCCTCCCTAGCTAACTCCGGTAGCACTGGTTGCTAATCTTGTGAAGATTAAGTGAGGCCAGTATCCAAGTACCTGATCTTGCACTTGTAGCCACCAATTTCCTTTATTCTGAGTTAATCATATAAGTTGGAGAATTTAGTAAActagaaaatgaatttaattacaGCAAAAATAGACATGAAATAGATATgcatgtgcatatatatatattaccttgTATATGGTTATTCCAATCTCGTATTGCTTCGCTTTGTAGCTTGAAAAAGGCTTTATGGGAGAACCATTACAAATCTACGGTTTACTTGCACGAAACCAGGACAGTCAAGATTGTAGCACCCAGTTCTTTGGTACCCATCACGCTAATTACAACCACATAAATTAATAGCTTGATTAATTAACGATTTGACACGTGCATGCATGCATTCATGCAATATATAACATTGCTTTGATGGGGATTATTCCTAATGCTAATTTTAAGTTAATTATATCATGCATGCATGGAAGGAAATGAGCCAACTCACAGTCCGGTATATGAAAAACCTAGTTTGCCTGTCTTGCGAATTAACCTGGAACCATGAAATTATTGATGAGAAAAAAATTATCCTCCAAATGCTTAGATAGTTAGATGttacaattttgttttgaatttggggTGGTTGTGGATGAGTTCCATCGACAGCGGAAGAGATTTTGGCCCTCAAGGAATGGAATCATAAGAAATCGCCATAAGATGTAGTTATCTTAGTTAGCTTTTCAGAAATATGATGATGTACATGTTGAAGTGCTGTTAGGTTTGTAGAAGAATTGATTTGAGGTTGTTGTGAAACAGGAGGCCCTATTTGGGAAGAGGTAGTTTTGGAGATGGGAGGGGGAGTGACCATAGACGTTTGTCTTGataggctttgataccatatagaGTTTATGATTGTTTGATGTTTCTGCCTGCCTTAACTGTAGGTCAGTGATCTTCATATATACCAAATATAGAGTTAGTCCTTTAATAGGACTTTACAAGATAGAAGCAAAGATGATAAGCTTAGCAAGACTAGAAGTAGAAACCTAAAACTATACAACTTGCTTGTAAATGACTATCAAgatagtttaaataaattagaacTCATATTCAAATCTAGATAGATTAATGTTTATCAGATGATAAAAATTTATCTAGTCTAATATCCCTATACTCTGTCCAAAAATTGGCAGCATAATGACATATTTATAGCTAGATTATAAATATCTCGCGAGCATGGCATCATGATAGTGCATGCATGATACAATTCACGTTATAGTATGGACATAATCCTaggtattattttattatcctaaatattttgttatattCTCATTATTTATTTCGACAAGGTAACAATATATCTATGAGGTCTTAACGTCACTTGGGCATGCATTATGACAATTATCATACCATTTACTCATATTTTTATACGGACATTATTATGACAtagatataaatattattaaaatattttagtgTTCTCGGGCATTATAATAGTGCTATTGCGAAGTTCTCAATTTTATTTGGGTATTACAAGGACTctctcataattttatttttttatatactaaaTTGAATATAACAACATTATATAGATAAAATATTAATCTAAAAAGTCTAAACTTCGTAGACTAATTTTGACATTATAACgacataatttgaaaaaaatgggcATACACATAATTGAAGAGAACAACGAGAAGAACTCACTaaactaatttgtaaaaattatcCTTTTTAGCCCCGATATACTATTTACCCTTTTTAGCCCCGAAGTGACCATGCAGTGCCACTTACAACACGTACTTGCTGGGTGTGATCACGCCCATCAAGTGGCTCTagccttcttttttatttttgtaaatttatggttctattttattattattaacactCTAATTCTATTGATTCATTCTCAGCCATCGATCGTCAGAAAGTTCTGACTCCATTTgacctaaataaaattaaactttaATTTGAGGTCTACGATAATTCCATTtcaatttccatattttatttaattggaCCTCAACCGCATGCACTCCGATTATCTCCGAATTTTTACCAAGTCCTTTCAACATGTAACTCTAGCATACCTTAAAAATATCCTACGGCAATTTTTACATCGAAAAATTCATTTGAATTTGACCTCTAGCTAATTTCTGAGTCCCACTCGATCTTTTGATGCAAAATGGGAAACAATAATATTCTTTTgtgatatttgatttttctcatgTGTTACGACCCTCCATATATAAATCTCAAACATAGTCTCCCCATTTAATAATTTCTAATTTCgggaaattaaattatttaataatcatttataattaaattattattctcaTGTTTGCGTGTGTGTTCCACGTACGCATGAACTGGTTTGTGATGtacaaactttttttctttttctttttctttctttcttttttttttttttttttttttttttttttttttaatgaattaaaatctttataaaccaaactcaTCAGTACAAACTCTCCAATCAAATTGAATACAAGCGTTCCAACTAGATACAACCAAACTGCAGAATCAGCTACAACCGAAACAGAAAAAACTCACTAGTTCTCATTTGAATTATAACAACTCAAACATTAATTACAAGGAGAATCTTAGAGTAAACTTAGCCAAGATCCTAATTTTTACTTCTCATCTGATTCTAGATATCACCTTCTCTTCGGTCAAGAAAGTATTACCATGCAACAAGGTGTTAATTCTCTGCAACCATAAATGATAAACAGTAGCACCAAGAGAAAGTGACGTACAAACTTGCTAGCTTGCAactttttcaagttttcaactAGCTTGTAATTGGTATTAGGGTAAGAAAGTGATGACAAGATATGTATGGAAATTACACTCCCAAtatattgataaataaattaatagttACAAGATGGAGCAAGAAGGATTGTTGGGGTACTCCTGGTTCATCCCGTGATAGATTGGGTGGAAATTAGGCACACCACTCGTGTACGGACACACCACTTGCACTGCCGCCCcatcctttttctcttctttcttctcttctttcttctcttccgcCACGCTTACTATATCTGCATGCCCCACTTTCTTCCGGATCAGCGTCGTAAGTTTGACAGTGTCAATCCCTTCCCCCTTCACCTCTATCTGGTCCTTGTCCTGCCCTTTCAAACTTGCTGCTTCCACCCCTGCAAATGGATCGGAATAATATATAAGTCTTATTATTTTGATCTCTTTAATaagaactttatatatatatacacaacatgttgatatatatatatatatatatatatatatatatatatatatatatattgttacctGGAGCGCTAACTGCAATCTTCATGGCTTTGGTGCGGGCCTCCTGTCCAGCCATAATACAGAGAAAAGACTTCTGCCCATCCATGGACACCTTGAGCACCACAGTTTGCTGCAGAGAGAAtttcaattagaaaaagaaaaaaaaaagaaaaaaacggctttctttcttcttgatTTACTAATATTAAGTTAAAAACAAATGTAGCCATTTCTATACGTACCTTCATGGTGTtggttaatttgtgattatatatGATTGTAGGGGAGAGAATGGTACGGTGAAGATCGAAATCGAAAGTAGAACTGTGTTAACTGTTAACTTGTTATTGTAGGAACGTCGTTTGGGATACGTCTATTTATAGGCCTCTCGTCATGTGGACTGTTCTGTCTGTTCATTTTCTACGAAAGACTCTGTTTTTGGCGGGATTAACACGATTAGTCCGACGACTCGTGAGTCAACCAGGCTCAAGTTGCGTTCAGTCAAGTAttcaattatataattaataacatGCCGATGAATCAAACCAAGACTTTCAACAAACGACTCCTCCTCCCGGGCGGCTACGCGTAAATTTAAGTACATTTATATTTCTTTCCaacacaaaatttaattatatttatatttctggaCCCGCTTTACTTGAATAACATTTTCCATAACCCGAGACGAGGTCTTGGTCCTTGGAAGGGAGGCCCAAGATCTGGGTCCCTTGAAGGCCCATT carries:
- the LOC133864347 gene encoding disease resistance protein Pik-1-like — encoded protein: MKQTVVLKVSMDGQKSFLCIMAGQEARTKAMKIAVSAPGVEAASLKGQDKDQIEVKGEGIDTVKLTTLIRKKVGHADIVSVAEEKKEEKKEEKKDGAAVQVVCPYTSGVPNFHPIYHGMNQEYPNNPSCSIL